A window of the Marinifilum sp. JC120 genome harbors these coding sequences:
- a CDS encoding aminomethyl-transferring glycine dehydrogenase subunit GcvPA, whose translation MPYVPHSPEEIREMLDVIGVDSVEDLFAEIPAELRPKSFALPKGKSEMAVLQQLGEMAAKNTTDLTSFLGAGFYDHFIPTAVDALSSRSEFYTAYTPYQPESSQGTLQAIFEYQTAMARLMDMDYANASVYDGGSALYEATLMAVRKTRRRKIIVSEALNPIYRVMLDSYTTNLNLELVTVPHNHGRTNVKSITAAVDKDTAAVIVQNPNFFGSVNDFTEMFAAVHEHKALAIMSTYPVMQSVLKTPGQMGADIAVADGQSIGQPLSFGGPYLGIMTCSKALVRQMPGRIAGRTEDEDGKPGYVLTIQAREQHIRRQKATSNICSNQALCALRTLIHLCLLGEEGLRRTAILSVERAHYAAERLTAINGVEMFTKGPFGNEFAVSLPVNAFEVIDKLTERGIIPGFPVGRYYEGFENVLLVACTEKTTEEQIGIFAEILRGTI comes from the coding sequence ATGCCTTACGTACCCCATTCCCCGGAAGAAATCCGGGAAATGCTTGATGTGATCGGCGTGGACTCCGTGGAAGATCTCTTTGCCGAAATCCCGGCTGAACTGCGCCCCAAAAGCTTTGCCCTGCCTAAAGGCAAAAGCGAAATGGCGGTTTTGCAGCAGCTTGGAGAAATGGCCGCAAAGAACACCACGGACCTAACCAGCTTCCTCGGAGCAGGATTCTACGACCATTTCATTCCCACTGCGGTTGATGCACTTTCTTCCCGCAGCGAATTCTACACCGCCTACACCCCCTATCAGCCTGAATCATCTCAGGGGACTTTACAGGCAATCTTCGAATACCAGACCGCCATGGCCCGGCTCATGGACATGGACTACGCCAACGCATCCGTTTACGACGGCGGGTCCGCGCTTTACGAAGCCACCCTCATGGCTGTGCGCAAGACCAGACGCAGGAAAATCATAGTGAGTGAAGCACTGAACCCCATCTACAGGGTCATGCTTGATTCATACACCACCAACCTGAACCTTGAACTTGTCACCGTGCCCCACAACCACGGCCGCACCAACGTCAAGTCCATAACCGCAGCAGTAGACAAAGACACCGCAGCGGTTATCGTTCAGAACCCCAACTTTTTCGGCTCAGTAAACGATTTCACTGAAATGTTTGCTGCCGTTCACGAACACAAGGCACTGGCAATCATGTCCACCTATCCGGTTATGCAGTCTGTACTGAAGACTCCCGGACAGATGGGCGCCGACATCGCCGTTGCAGATGGACAGTCCATCGGACAGCCCCTCTCTTTCGGCGGTCCCTATCTCGGAATCATGACCTGCTCCAAAGCCCTTGTCCGCCAGATGCCCGGTCGTATTGCCGGACGCACAGAAGACGAAGACGGCAAGCCCGGTTACGTTTTGACCATTCAGGCTCGTGAGCAGCACATCCGTCGCCAGAAAGCGACTTCCAACATCTGCTCCAACCAGGCCCTTTGTGCTCTGCGTACCCTGATCCATCTTTGCCTGCTGGGCGAAGAAGGTCTGCGCCGCACTGCCATACTTTCCGTGGAACGCGCCCATTACGCAGCCGAGCGACTCACCGCCATTAATGGCGTTGAAATGTTCACCAAGGGTCCCTTTGGCAACGAATTCGCAGTATCCCTTCCGGTCAATGCTTTTGAAGTCATTGACAAGCTCACCGAGCGCGGCATCATCCCCGGCTTCCCTGTGGGACGTTACTACGAAGGATTTGAAAACGTGCTGCTGGTGGCCTGCACCGAAAAGACCACTGAAGAACAGATCGGCATCTTCGCCGAAATTCTGCGGGGGACAATCTAA
- a CDS encoding glycine dehydrogenase subunit 2, whose protein sequence is MKTVFEKSVPGREGCWPEEPKSKIEDFIPTELLREEAGMPSLSELDVVRHFTLLSQKNFGVDSNFYPLGSCTMKYNPKFTEVVAAMPGFAKLHPVISQLKGAGRHCQGALEVIHETESLLSELTGMAAFTMHPMAGAHGELTGVMLMAAYHRDKGNKKTKIVCPDSAHGTNPASAAVAGYDVVSVESKDGIITPEALAEVLDDEVAGVMMTCPNTLGLFETHLQELVEMIHEKDALLYYDGANMNAIMGKLRVGDAGFDIVHLNLHKTLGTPHGGGGPGSGPVGVSERVKPFLPISRVEKLEDGQYYLDYDAPKSIGYVAPFYGNFGVYLKAYAYMLRLGREGLTRATEGAVLSANYMRKRLENHYEIPYNRICMHEFVASAVEQAKNGVRALDVAKALLDKGHHAPTIYFPLIVKECLMIEPTETENKETIDRFIDDLIEIAEIAEKNPEKLQAAPLTTSVKRLDETKAARSMVITDDIK, encoded by the coding sequence ATGAAGACAGTATTTGAAAAATCCGTTCCCGGTCGTGAAGGCTGCTGGCCTGAAGAACCCAAGTCCAAAATTGAGGACTTCATTCCCACTGAACTTCTGCGTGAAGAAGCGGGTATGCCCTCCCTTTCCGAGCTGGACGTGGTCCGCCACTTCACCCTGCTTTCCCAGAAAAACTTCGGTGTGGATTCCAATTTCTATCCCCTTGGTTCCTGCACCATGAAATACAACCCCAAGTTCACTGAAGTAGTGGCTGCCATGCCCGGATTCGCCAAGCTGCATCCGGTGATCTCCCAGCTTAAGGGAGCAGGCCGTCATTGTCAGGGCGCACTTGAGGTTATCCACGAGACCGAATCCCTGCTCAGTGAACTGACCGGAATGGCTGCATTTACCATGCATCCCATGGCCGGTGCACACGGCGAGCTGACCGGGGTTATGCTCATGGCCGCTTACCATCGTGACAAGGGCAATAAGAAAACCAAAATCGTCTGCCCGGATTCCGCCCACGGCACCAACCCCGCATCCGCCGCAGTTGCTGGATACGATGTTGTTTCCGTTGAATCCAAAGACGGTATCATCACCCCTGAAGCTCTTGCAGAGGTTCTGGATGATGAAGTGGCAGGCGTAATGATGACCTGCCCCAACACCCTTGGTCTTTTCGAGACCCACTTGCAGGAACTGGTGGAAATGATCCACGAGAAAGACGCCCTGCTCTACTATGACGGCGCAAACATGAACGCCATCATGGGCAAGCTGCGTGTGGGCGATGCCGGATTCGACATCGTGCACCTTAACCTGCACAAGACTCTCGGTACCCCGCACGGTGGCGGCGGTCCCGGTTCCGGTCCTGTAGGCGTAAGTGAAAGGGTTAAGCCCTTCCTGCCCATCTCCCGCGTTGAAAAACTGGAAGACGGTCAGTATTACCTTGACTACGACGCCCCGAAATCCATCGGTTACGTTGCTCCCTTTTACGGTAACTTCGGCGTCTATCTTAAGGCTTACGCATACATGCTCCGTCTCGGCCGCGAAGGTCTGACCCGCGCCACCGAAGGTGCGGTCCTCAGCGCAAACTACATGCGTAAACGCCTCGAAAACCACTACGAGATTCCCTACAACCGCATCTGCATGCACGAGTTTGTCGCATCCGCAGTTGAGCAGGCCAAGAACGGCGTACGCGCCCTCGACGTAGCCAAAGCCCTGCTCGATAAGGGACATCACGCCCCGACCATCTACTTCCCGCTCATCGTGAAGGAATGCTTGATGATCGAACCCACCGAGACTGAAAACAAAGAAACCATCGACCGCTTCATCGACGATCTCATTGAGATTGCCGAAATAGCGGAAAAGAACCCTGAAAAGTTGCAGGCTGCCCCGCTTACCACCTCTGTAAAGAGACTGGATGAGACCAAGGCTGCACGTTCCATGGTGATTACTGATGACATCAAATAG
- a CDS encoding MBL fold metallo-hydrolase, which produces MKEIQVETFVLGPLETNSYLLTAGSDAVVIDCGMDPDPMLQAIRERGLNVHSIYLTHMHLDHIGGVGLLRELTGATVYGNLDDIYLNDVPLKDGGSLEFKKQLNFEITDIKQGRKTILDNPVMIIGTPGHTPGSLSYFFPAQNFIFVGDLLFMISVGRTDLPGGNSDELLSSIKNRIFILPGQTQIFSGHGPMTTVKHELRNNPFFIDK; this is translated from the coding sequence ATGAAAGAAATACAGGTCGAAACATTTGTACTCGGTCCCCTTGAGACCAACTCCTATCTGCTCACAGCCGGATCTGACGCAGTAGTCATTGACTGCGGAATGGACCCGGACCCCATGCTGCAAGCCATCCGCGAACGGGGCTTAAATGTTCATTCCATCTATCTAACCCACATGCACCTTGACCACATAGGCGGCGTAGGACTGCTGCGAGAACTTACCGGAGCTACGGTCTACGGCAATCTGGATGACATTTACCTTAACGATGTTCCGCTCAAAGATGGCGGATCTCTTGAATTCAAGAAACAGCTTAATTTCGAAATTACAGATATTAAACAGGGCCGCAAAACCATCCTCGATAATCCAGTGATGATTATCGGAACTCCGGGACATACTCCCGGCAGCCTGTCTTATTTTTTCCCGGCCCAGAACTTCATTTTTGTTGGCGACTTGCTGTTCATGATTTCCGTTGGCCGTACGGATCTCCCCGGTGGCAATAGTGATGAGCTGCTCAGCTCCATTAAAAACCGCATCTTTATCCTTCCCGGACAGACCCAGATATTCTCCGGTCACGGTCCCATGACTACCGTCAAGCACGAACTGCGCAACAATCCTTTTTTTATTGATAAATAA
- the rnc gene encoding ribonuclease III, protein MVENFSRLQQGIHYRFSQVKHLATALTHSSWANEQSEPVEDNERLEFLGDAVLELCVTEELFKRFTDAHEGQLTKIRSKLVKEKSLATIAHELEINAFLKLGKGEEAQGGRTRSSLMADAMEAVIGAVFLDGGYAEAQKFIMRIFEGKWPETFKIESSKDFKSKLQEVTQAQYKERPTYVLTGTKGPEHEKIFMVTLNLPDGISFDSEGSSLKKAEQIAAAKALDYLTEDETDLS, encoded by the coding sequence ATGGTAGAAAATTTCTCTCGCCTCCAGCAAGGTATCCACTATCGATTTTCTCAAGTCAAGCATTTAGCCACAGCACTGACCCACAGTTCTTGGGCAAATGAGCAGTCTGAACCAGTTGAAGACAACGAAAGGTTGGAATTTTTAGGTGATGCAGTACTGGAACTCTGTGTAACCGAAGAGCTGTTTAAGCGGTTCACGGATGCCCATGAAGGCCAGCTGACCAAGATCAGATCCAAGCTGGTCAAAGAGAAAAGCCTTGCTACCATTGCCCATGAGCTTGAAATCAACGCCTTCCTGAAGCTGGGTAAGGGCGAAGAAGCACAAGGCGGCCGAACAAGGTCTTCCCTCATGGCAGATGCCATGGAAGCGGTTATCGGAGCGGTATTTCTGGATGGGGGTTACGCTGAAGCCCAGAAATTTATCATGAGAATATTTGAAGGCAAGTGGCCTGAAACCTTCAAGATTGAAAGCTCCAAAGACTTCAAAAGCAAGTTGCAGGAAGTAACTCAGGCACAATACAAAGAACGCCCGACCTACGTGCTGACCGGAACCAAAGGCCCCGAGCATGAAAAAATATTTATGGTAACTCTGAATCTCCCGGACGGGATATCATTTGATTCGGAAGGTTCCAGCTTGAAAAAAGCCGAGCAGATCGCTGCGGCAAAAGCTCTGGACTATCTCACTGAGGACGAAACAGACCTTTCTTAA
- a CDS encoding CoA-binding protein translates to MYSYSCLKALFEPKAISVIGVTADLEDKASIIAANLLASGYKGKIFPVNGEGAQVHGLDAFSSVSELPRGIDLALICLSPADAISVLDDLSEILVRAVIVTSGGYGETGREGYRLEQQLARTAKNHDMIILGPNCMGLMNSTLSLNASLDPDFTLKGNIAFLSQSGAMCSTALDWANSEGVGFSKFISLGNKAALGEATMFSYLANDDDTKVIVGYCETLKDGQDFLRTAYDTTFKKPLILLRAGETPSGARAASAHAGHLTGATTAYNAAFNQTGVMQAVDIEDMFNLAHAFSCQPLPNGSNVAIVTNSGGPGILATDMAEKGTLNISRPSSATLEKMKDVLPPYASLYNPIDMLGDANADTYHRVLRAVAEDDVFHSILVILTPAANILDDVEKVAADIIELEKECDKPILTCFMGDHSTRKARRMLRAAGIPCYEFPEAAVRSLDAMTRCYRWQKKDWPIDVCFRRDYSKAKSIVENCRKTGLTELVELDAQQLASAYELPVPETVLARTSNQAAKAAKRIGYPVALKVASPQISRKQELGLVVTDLKTPQELRKAFMQITTRAARRCKDSYITGCLVQAMGPKDAHEIVVSFKRDPQFGPLINFSLAGLHVDLLGDVSSRLAPLALNDAQEMIREIKAYPILRGVRNGTAVNLGALEDVLLMVSQMASDLPEIQEAEFNPVIAGPDGAVVANMRMTVS, encoded by the coding sequence ATGTATTCATACTCATGTTTAAAGGCCTTGTTTGAGCCTAAAGCAATTTCCGTAATCGGTGTTACCGCCGATCTCGAGGATAAGGCCAGTATTATTGCTGCCAACCTTCTTGCCTCTGGATATAAGGGAAAAATATTCCCCGTCAATGGGGAAGGGGCCCAAGTTCACGGTCTTGATGCTTTTTCTTCTGTGTCTGAGTTACCCCGCGGGATCGATCTGGCCTTGATCTGCCTTTCTCCTGCTGATGCAATTTCAGTTTTGGACGATCTTTCAGAGATTCTGGTCCGGGCTGTAATTGTTACCAGCGGCGGTTACGGGGAAACAGGACGTGAAGGTTACCGTTTGGAACAGCAATTGGCAAGAACTGCCAAGAACCATGACATGATTATTCTAGGTCCTAATTGTATGGGACTCATGAATTCTACTTTGTCCCTGAATGCCAGCCTTGATCCAGATTTTACTCTCAAAGGAAATATAGCTTTTCTTTCCCAGTCTGGAGCTATGTGTAGTACAGCCCTTGACTGGGCTAACAGTGAAGGTGTTGGGTTTTCAAAATTTATAAGTCTCGGTAATAAAGCTGCGCTGGGTGAAGCTACAATGTTCAGCTATCTTGCCAATGACGATGATACAAAAGTTATTGTCGGTTATTGCGAGACTCTCAAGGATGGTCAGGATTTTTTACGCACGGCCTACGATACTACATTCAAGAAACCGTTGATTCTATTGCGGGCCGGGGAAACTCCTTCCGGTGCAAGGGCTGCTTCCGCTCATGCCGGACATTTGACCGGGGCCACCACCGCATACAACGCAGCTTTTAATCAGACCGGGGTCATGCAGGCTGTTGATATTGAAGATATGTTCAACCTTGCCCATGCCTTTTCCTGCCAGCCTCTGCCGAACGGTTCTAACGTGGCTATTGTGACGAATTCCGGCGGTCCTGGTATTCTTGCCACTGATATGGCTGAAAAGGGCACTTTGAATATTTCCCGGCCGTCTTCCGCCACTCTTGAAAAGATGAAGGACGTTCTGCCACCTTACGCTTCCCTGTACAATCCCATTGATATGCTTGGTGATGCCAATGCGGATACATACCACCGCGTGCTTCGTGCTGTTGCCGAAGATGATGTTTTTCATTCCATTCTGGTGATCCTGACCCCGGCGGCAAATATTCTTGATGATGTGGAAAAAGTTGCCGCAGATATTATCGAGCTGGAAAAGGAATGCGACAAGCCGATTCTCACCTGTTTCATGGGTGATCATTCGACCAGAAAAGCACGCAGGATGCTCCGCGCTGCTGGAATTCCCTGCTATGAATTTCCTGAAGCCGCTGTCCGCTCCCTTGATGCCATGACCCGTTGTTACCGCTGGCAGAAAAAAGATTGGCCCATTGATGTCTGTTTCAGGCGTGATTATTCCAAGGCCAAGTCTATTGTGGAAAATTGCCGCAAGACCGGACTTACCGAGTTGGTTGAGCTGGATGCCCAGCAGTTGGCTTCAGCTTACGAGTTGCCGGTTCCTGAAACTGTGCTGGCCCGTACTTCCAATCAGGCTGCCAAGGCTGCCAAACGGATTGGTTATCCCGTGGCACTTAAGGTTGCTTCGCCGCAGATCTCCCGTAAGCAGGAACTCGGTTTGGTTGTTACAGATCTCAAGACTCCGCAGGAACTGCGTAAGGCCTTTATGCAAATCACTACCCGTGCGGCTAGAAGGTGTAAGGATTCCTACATTACCGGGTGTCTGGTGCAGGCCATGGGACCGAAGGATGCCCATGAAATTGTGGTCAGCTTCAAGCGTGATCCGCAGTTCGGGCCGCTTATAAATTTTTCCCTTGCGGGGCTTCACGTGGACCTGCTTGGTGATGTATCATCACGTTTGGCTCCGCTGGCACTTAACGACGCGCAGGAGATGATCCGCGAGATTAAAGCTTATCCCATTTTAAGAGGGGTACGCAACGGCACGGCAGTTAATCTGGGTGCGCTGGAAGATGTGCTGCTCATGGTTTCTCAGATGGCATCCGATCTGCCGGAGATTCAGGAAGCTGAATTTAACCCGGTTATCGCAGGACCTGACGGAGCGGTTGTCGCTAACATGAGGATGACAGTAAGTTAG
- a CDS encoding FAD-dependent oxidoreductase: MTSNSFPTESRSYDLVVVGAGPGGFDAALEAAEEGIKVALVEKDLLGGTCLNVGCIPTKMYLGATSPVEELAAQSKARVAKGEIEIDFKALCTKKDRFIAATRKAMAQKTKKLGIDIYPAVAKVIEPGKIEVSHPEEQAVLEYKNLILATGSHPTAFPGLEPDNETVLDNTGFLALTEMPTSLLVIGAGFIGLEMAQIASRMGCKITVVDALDRIAVYEDPEVSKTLQGVFKRHKWKFNLGVKVKSVTAEDGKAVLRTEDGEEFTADKALIAIGRRPNSANLGLEALGVETVGPGFVKVNENLEAADNVYAIGDLNGKILLAHAASHQAGYVVRRIAGKTDGPYEHGPVPSVLYGAPETMRVGLMPADLEGQGEVKVSSFPLVANPIAQAYASTQGFVKVVWLDGRVAGITAVGHHVSGFTTAAAMIVQEGWTKDDIHKVVFPHPSLDEALLGALKAGQKRL; the protein is encoded by the coding sequence ATGACATCAAATAGTTTCCCGACAGAATCACGCTCCTACGACCTCGTGGTCGTAGGAGCCGGTCCGGGCGGTTTTGACGCGGCCCTTGAAGCTGCTGAGGAAGGCATTAAAGTCGCACTGGTAGAAAAAGACCTGCTCGGCGGTACCTGCCTTAATGTGGGCTGCATTCCCACAAAAATGTACCTCGGTGCAACCTCTCCGGTGGAAGAACTGGCTGCTCAGTCCAAAGCCCGCGTTGCCAAAGGCGAAATCGAAATTGATTTCAAGGCCCTGTGCACCAAGAAGGACCGCTTCATCGCGGCCACCCGCAAGGCCATGGCCCAGAAAACTAAAAAGCTGGGTATTGATATTTACCCCGCTGTCGCCAAGGTGATTGAACCGGGTAAGATAGAAGTTTCCCACCCCGAGGAGCAGGCTGTTCTTGAATATAAGAACCTGATTCTCGCCACGGGTTCCCACCCGACAGCTTTCCCCGGACTTGAGCCGGATAACGAAACTGTCCTCGACAACACCGGATTCCTTGCGCTTACCGAAATGCCCACCTCGCTGCTGGTCATCGGTGCTGGTTTCATCGGCCTTGAAATGGCTCAGATCGCCAGCCGTATGGGTTGTAAAATCACAGTTGTCGATGCCCTTGACCGCATTGCGGTTTATGAAGACCCGGAAGTTTCCAAGACTTTGCAGGGTGTGTTCAAGCGTCACAAATGGAAATTTAATCTTGGCGTAAAGGTTAAGTCCGTAACAGCTGAAGATGGTAAAGCAGTACTGCGAACCGAAGACGGCGAAGAATTCACAGCCGACAAGGCTCTCATCGCCATCGGACGCCGCCCCAATTCCGCAAACCTCGGTCTCGAAGCGTTGGGCGTGGAAACAGTAGGTCCCGGATTCGTCAAGGTTAACGAAAATCTTGAAGCCGCTGACAACGTCTATGCCATCGGTGACCTGAACGGAAAAATTCTGCTTGCCCACGCCGCCAGCCATCAGGCCGGGTACGTGGTCCGCCGCATTGCCGGAAAAACCGATGGCCCATACGAGCACGGTCCGGTCCCGTCCGTTCTTTACGGTGCCCCGGAAACCATGCGTGTGGGTCTCATGCCCGCAGACCTTGAAGGTCAGGGTGAAGTGAAGGTTTCATCCTTCCCGCTGGTAGCCAACCCCATTGCGCAGGCTTATGCATCAACGCAGGGCTTTGTAAAAGTGGTCTGGCTTGATGGACGTGTTGCCGGGATAACCGCGGTAGGACACCATGTTTCCGGTTTCACCACCGCAGCAGCCATGATCGTACAGGAAGGCTGGACCAAGGACGACATCCATAAAGTTGTCTTCCCCCATCCGTCTCTGGACGAAGCTCTTTTGGGCGCGCTCAAGGCTGGGCAAAAACGCCTATAA
- a CDS encoding SGNH/GDSL hydrolase family protein, protein MLYFLGNCQMDFLGRAVEKSGHPCTYRVLASPFTYNSSPGVIPEELAAMDAKFSLDKYYHDRKLVHQFQMVTPDDPEPRLIVMNLFHENSPLFVNTASKYIFFINPEAWQEHPEFEAWMKGNFGMVQAKPGSYLKRYREMLGKLRERFPQVPIIVVSRLSHSPAFGPDPYSYLDGWSDLWRTAKPILKSWESEIENLQIIEMDRIFGGIWNKSEKKIEAHCPFLKFKLTEENNTITGLHASRDVEHIGSMWPVLSEKIDQFLREGRIDYSEEETVPDEWLRPWQPEKFDESKLIEMLSSGANYLCARAIGSFFLDLGTDYTELLARTAEFTPVCHNTLHMIKTYARIWPNPILAHWCQAHRNKAALFIANGPLYTQDYLKRIDEIERFVLGG, encoded by the coding sequence ATGCTTTACTTTTTGGGAAACTGTCAAATGGATTTCCTCGGCAGGGCGGTAGAAAAATCGGGACACCCGTGCACCTACCGGGTTTTAGCTTCCCCGTTTACTTATAACAGTTCGCCGGGAGTCATCCCAGAAGAATTGGCTGCCATGGATGCAAAATTCAGTCTGGATAAATATTACCATGACCGTAAGCTGGTCCATCAGTTTCAGATGGTCACACCTGATGACCCTGAACCTCGACTTATCGTGATGAATTTGTTTCATGAGAACAGTCCGCTTTTTGTTAATACTGCTTCCAAGTATATCTTTTTTATAAACCCTGAAGCATGGCAGGAACATCCAGAATTTGAAGCATGGATGAAGGGAAATTTTGGCATGGTGCAGGCCAAACCGGGGAGTTATTTGAAACGCTACCGGGAAATGCTCGGCAAGCTGCGTGAGCGTTTTCCGCAGGTGCCCATTATTGTGGTTTCCAGACTCTCTCATTCTCCGGCATTCGGTCCTGATCCATATTCGTATCTTGATGGCTGGTCTGATCTCTGGCGCACTGCCAAACCGATTCTTAAAAGTTGGGAAAGTGAAATTGAGAATTTACAAATAATTGAAATGGACCGTATTTTCGGTGGAATCTGGAATAAATCTGAAAAGAAGATTGAAGCCCATTGTCCATTTTTAAAGTTCAAGCTTACCGAGGAAAATAACACCATCACCGGACTGCACGCCAGTCGTGATGTGGAGCATATCGGTTCCATGTGGCCTGTTTTGTCCGAGAAAATTGATCAATTCCTGAGAGAAGGGCGCATTGATTATTCTGAGGAAGAAACAGTGCCCGACGAGTGGTTACGTCCATGGCAGCCTGAAAAATTTGATGAAAGTAAATTAATTGAAATGCTGTCTTCCGGGGCCAATTATCTTTGCGCACGGGCAATCGGATCTTTTTTTCTCGACCTTGGTACAGATTATACCGAGCTTTTGGCCCGTACAGCGGAATTTACCCCGGTCTGCCACAATACTTTGCATATGATTAAAACCTATGCCCGCATTTGGCCTAATCCAATATTGGCGCACTGGTGTCAGGCGCACCGCAACAAGGCTGCGTTATTTATCGCCAACGGACCTTTGTATACGCAGGATTATTTGAAGCGCATTGATGAGATTGAACGATTCGTATTGGGTGGTTAA
- a CDS encoding phosphotransacetylase family protein, whose amino-acid sequence MSGLYIGSTSGYSGKNMIVMGLGLHFQKQGISLGYMKPVGAIPAEVDGRLGDEDAFFIQDVLGVSNPPNVVTPVVVTHDFKVQAFNGKVEDHVQPIVDGYAKISAGKDLTLIAGSGSMYSGKYCGVDGIHLVKTLGVKCVVIDRFQKELNYDYLVVLKEALGDNLAGVILNDIPPTFMDEITTLIKPFLERKGVKVLGVIPKDPLMGTIKVGDLADRLGGKIITAHNCKDQPVESFLIGTMQVENFMTHFRRHRNSAVIVGGDRSDVQLVALEGECPCLVLTGNLYPNDIILTRSEVLETPIIVVRDDTFSVAKKMEDILSRHKLRESAKIKHGVELVEKHIDFTYLKKQLGMKY is encoded by the coding sequence ATGTCCGGTTTATATATAGGATCTACTAGCGGCTATTCCGGCAAGAACATGATTGTCATGGGCTTGGGTTTGCATTTTCAGAAGCAGGGTATCAGCCTTGGGTACATGAAGCCCGTGGGAGCTATTCCTGCTGAAGTTGACGGCAGGCTGGGTGATGAGGATGCCTTCTTTATTCAGGATGTGCTCGGCGTTTCCAATCCTCCCAACGTTGTTACCCCGGTAGTTGTTACCCACGATTTCAAGGTGCAGGCCTTCAACGGTAAGGTTGAGGACCATGTTCAGCCCATTGTTGACGGTTATGCCAAGATCAGCGCGGGCAAGGATCTCACGCTGATTGCCGGGTCCGGTTCCATGTATTCCGGCAAATATTGCGGAGTGGATGGAATTCATCTGGTCAAGACACTGGGCGTTAAGTGTGTGGTAATTGACCGTTTCCAGAAGGAACTTAATTACGACTATCTGGTGGTGCTCAAGGAAGCACTGGGGGATAACCTTGCAGGGGTTATTCTGAATGACATTCCTCCGACCTTCATGGATGAGATAACCACTCTGATCAAACCTTTTCTTGAGCGCAAGGGCGTCAAGGTCCTTGGCGTGATTCCCAAAGACCCGCTCATGGGCACTATCAAGGTTGGCGACCTTGCCGACCGCCTCGGCGGAAAAATTATTACCGCCCATAACTGTAAAGATCAGCCTGTGGAAAGTTTTCTAATCGGAACCATGCAGGTGGAGAACTTTATGACCCACTTCCGTAGGCACCGTAATTCAGCGGTAATTGTCGGTGGTGACCGTTCGGACGTGCAACTGGTGGCCCTTGAAGGGGAATGTCCCTGTCTGGTGCTGACCGGTAATCTTTATCCTAACGATATCATTTTGACCCGTTCGGAAGTTTTGGAAACTCCCATCATTGTGGTCCGTGACGATACTTTCAGTGTTGCCAAGAAGATGGAAGATATCCTTTCACGGCACAAGTTGCGTGAATCAGCCAAGATCAAACATGGCGTTGAATTGGTGGAAAAGCATATTGACTTCACCTATCTCAAAAAACAGCTGGGTATGAAGTACTAG
- a CDS encoding ABC transporter substrate-binding protein — MKFISAFMPLLLVAIFQTSAAARMEINFATQDFFPFSYEENREIKGPGAEIVREVCKKINVKCNIGLYPWRRSLAMCNKGQVQALFMVGKNREREQDFHFSPPLIATEYGFFECMEKPINYEGIASLHNMTIGTYGPSNTSYSLEKIVIKSNSNINIDITPDDLTQFKKLARCRVDAVYSNKDVGLAIMKRLKIENIAYAGTQKELNYYIAFSKKYTPSVLVRKFNLCLSLMKQSGRLQQILQKYNLKAAY, encoded by the coding sequence ATTAAATTCATATCTGCATTTATGCCACTGCTACTTGTTGCAATATTTCAAACCAGTGCAGCTGCACGCATGGAAATAAATTTTGCCACTCAAGACTTCTTTCCTTTCTCATACGAAGAAAACAGAGAAATCAAAGGTCCGGGAGCGGAAATAGTGCGGGAGGTATGCAAAAAAATTAATGTAAAATGTAATATTGGACTTTATCCATGGCGCAGATCACTGGCGATGTGCAATAAAGGACAGGTTCAGGCTCTTTTCATGGTAGGGAAGAATAGGGAAAGAGAACAGGATTTCCATTTCAGTCCCCCTTTAATTGCAACCGAATACGGTTTCTTCGAATGTATGGAGAAACCAATAAATTATGAAGGAATTGCAAGCCTTCATAACATGACAATTGGGACGTATGGCCCATCAAATACATCTTATAGCTTGGAGAAAATTGTAATAAAATCTAATAGCAACATAAATATAGATATAACCCCGGACGACCTGACGCAATTCAAAAAACTGGCTAGATGCAGAGTTGATGCGGTATACTCAAACAAAGACGTTGGGTTGGCGATAATGAAAAGGTTAAAGATTGAGAATATCGCCTATGCTGGAACTCAAAAAGAACTGAATTACTACATAGCATTTTCCAAAAAATATACACCATCTGTACTTGTAAGAAAATTCAATCTTTGTCTCTCTCTCATGAAACAATCAGGTCGTTTGCAGCAAATATTACAAAAATACAATCTGAAAGCAGCCTATTAA